From the Deinococcus hopiensis KR-140 genome, one window contains:
- a CDS encoding S1C family serine protease, which yields MTMLRLVLPSLLFALLLGPVHAQSTPLPTQAPSASTTRTESALDRVLNSVVSISTAQPSGTAGPSSRGWSPFPGALLPWLGTGTGVLLSEREVLTSARLVQGNARVTVTTRSGEAVPAIVVGLHAERDVALLRLERRPSGALRPAQLGNSARVTSGQKLIAVGLSPSGGFTAQEVTVRNAAASDEFTIDTALNATIRGGPLVNTSGEVVGLVSGRFGSRLNVAFPSGAQGAAVPINAATASLTELRAGMQQPFTAGVTPSVSSPVRLGVRVVDLTQVTAEQRRRMNLPARGLLVEEVISGSPADQAGVQASLKPQGASEASLNGGGDVIVAVDGRSIQHFEEFQQTIARKEIGSTVTLEVLRGGQSQRFTVRLDRSTSQ from the coding sequence ATGACTATGCTTCGCCTGGTCTTGCCCTCCTTGCTGTTTGCACTCCTGCTGGGGCCAGTTCACGCGCAATCCACCCCACTCCCCACGCAGGCACCCTCCGCCTCCACGACACGAACCGAGTCTGCCCTCGACCGTGTGCTGAACTCGGTCGTCAGCATTTCCACGGCGCAACCTTCTGGAACGGCCGGTCCAAGCTCCCGGGGTTGGAGTCCCTTCCCAGGAGCACTCTTGCCCTGGCTCGGTACTGGAACTGGGGTTCTGTTGAGCGAGCGGGAAGTACTCACCAGCGCTCGATTGGTCCAAGGGAACGCCAGGGTGACGGTGACCACCAGAAGCGGAGAGGCTGTTCCCGCCATCGTGGTTGGCCTGCATGCAGAGCGCGATGTGGCCCTCTTGCGGCTGGAACGCCGACCTTCAGGCGCGCTCCGCCCGGCGCAACTCGGCAACAGTGCCCGGGTGACCTCTGGGCAAAAGCTCATCGCCGTAGGGTTAAGCCCATCGGGTGGGTTCACGGCGCAAGAGGTGACCGTTCGCAATGCGGCTGCCTCGGACGAGTTCACAATAGATACAGCCCTTAACGCCACAATCCGCGGGGGCCCGCTCGTCAACACTTCTGGTGAGGTGGTGGGCCTGGTCAGTGGTCGGTTTGGTTCGCGTTTGAACGTCGCATTTCCGAGCGGTGCTCAAGGGGCTGCCGTTCCCATCAACGCCGCCACTGCCAGTCTCACTGAATTGCGGGCGGGTATGCAGCAGCCGTTCACCGCAGGCGTGACGCCGTCTGTATCGAGCCCAGTGCGGCTGGGTGTACGCGTTGTTGACCTTACCCAAGTGACGGCTGAGCAGCGTCGTCGGATGAATCTGCCCGCCCGTGGCCTGCTGGTTGAGGAGGTGATTTCGGGGAGCCCGGCAGATCAAGCGGGGGTACAGGCCAGTTTGAAGCCCCAGGGTGCATCGGAGGCCTCATTGAATGGAGGTGGGGACGTCATTGTTGCTGTAGATGGGCGTTCAATCCAGCATTTTGAGGAATTTCAGCAAACGATTGCCAGGAAGGAGATAGGTTCGACGGTGACGCTCGAAGTTCTGCGAGGAGGGCAGTCACAGCGCTTCACGGTGCGGCTGGACCGTTCAACATCTCAATAG
- a CDS encoding Hsp20/alpha crystallin family protein, protein MTVVPDRSHSLTPWSPDVMPTISSPWPALNLSNAGPDPSLPGHSRLLLNMYETSTHVMVDLALPGVKPEELDVQVEDLTILIRGRYSGPEDASTRYWYKALPDGEFFYRLTLPVKVAGDAIEAKLESGLLHLHLPKVPEARRRKIEIKRAGSSTPAA, encoded by the coding sequence ATGACCGTTGTACCCGACCGAAGCCACAGCCTCACTCCCTGGAGCCCGGACGTCATGCCCACCATCAGCTCCCCCTGGCCCGCTTTGAACCTCTCGAATGCGGGTCCGGACCCCTCGCTGCCAGGCCACTCCCGTTTGCTCCTGAACATGTACGAAACCTCGACGCATGTGATGGTGGATCTCGCCTTACCCGGCGTCAAACCAGAAGAACTTGACGTCCAGGTGGAGGACCTCACCATCTTGATCCGGGGTCGGTACTCGGGACCAGAGGACGCGAGTACGCGCTACTGGTATAAGGCACTTCCTGACGGTGAGTTCTTTTACCGTCTGACGCTCCCTGTCAAAGTCGCAGGCGACGCGATTGAAGCCAAGTTGGAGAGCGGCCTCCTGCACCTGCACCTTCCCAAGGTTCCAGAAGCCCGTAGGCGGAAGATTGAGATTAAACGGGCTGGTTCCTCCACTCCAGCAGCCTGA
- a CDS encoding IS630 family transposase, which translates to MKAVGGRGYSLDLRERVVAAVEGGQTRKEVARLYRMRIETVDTYLEKQRLGTLHEVGRSSGRPPRVTPLHEEQLLQQLKAHDDATLIEHARMLEEATGLKVSFKTVDRVFRKHHITRKKTLVAFERSEERRQQFLNDLAPYLTHPEQLVFLDESGFHTAMTRGYARAHRTERAHGYVPRNHGRNQTLICALQLTGPSVPFVLTGAVNGPSFEWYIRHLVCPILQPGQVVVMDNLSSHHRASVPTLIEAQGCRILFLPPYSPDFNPIELMFSQVKAAVRAKACRTVDGLISAIGAALQAVRAQDINAWFRHAYPSVSL; encoded by the coding sequence ATGAAAGCTGTTGGGGGGCGAGGGTACAGTCTGGATCTGCGGGAACGGGTGGTCGCGGCGGTCGAAGGCGGTCAGACTCGGAAAGAGGTCGCCCGGTTGTACCGAATGCGCATCGAAACCGTAGATACCTACCTGGAAAAGCAGCGCCTGGGAACGTTGCACGAGGTGGGTCGGTCTTCTGGCCGTCCCCCACGGGTCACACCCCTACACGAAGAGCAACTGCTGCAACAACTCAAGGCGCATGACGACGCGACATTGATCGAGCATGCTCGCATGCTCGAAGAAGCGACAGGGTTGAAGGTCAGCTTCAAAACTGTGGATCGAGTGTTCCGCAAGCATCACATCACCCGTAAAAAAACTTTGGTCGCGTTCGAGCGAAGTGAAGAAAGGCGACAGCAGTTTCTCAATGACTTAGCTCCGTATCTCACTCATCCGGAACAGCTGGTGTTCCTGGATGAAAGTGGCTTTCACACCGCCATGACACGAGGATACGCGCGTGCGCACAGGACTGAGCGAGCTCATGGCTATGTTCCCAGGAATCACGGACGCAACCAGACCTTGATTTGTGCTCTACAACTTACGGGACCATCGGTCCCATTCGTTTTGACTGGTGCTGTCAACGGTCCATCGTTTGAATGGTACATCCGCCATTTGGTTTGTCCTATCCTGCAACCAGGACAGGTCGTTGTTATGGATAACCTGTCGTCTCATCATCGAGCGTCTGTTCCAACACTTATTGAAGCACAGGGTTGTCGGATCCTGTTCCTTCCGCCTTATAGTCCAGACTTTAATCCTATCGAGCTGATGTTCTCTCAGGTCAAGGCGGCCGTCAGAGCGAAGGCTTGTCGAACAGTCGACGGCCTCATCTCTGCCATTGGAGCCGCTTTACAGGCGGTTCGTGCACAGGACATCAACGCCTGGTTCCGACATGCTTATCCCTCCGTATCTTTATGA